AGTAGAAGCACCAGGCTTATccccaaagcctaagcaaaagcaaccaccaCCACGATGGCctactaataaataaaacaatCTAGGCAATAATTAATATGTTCATTTTTAATTGGAGGCCCAAAGAAAAATGAATGGATATTTAGATTCATGTTGATTCACTCAATtaaacatataaaatttaatgttctgtttttaagttaattcaaaattatcttttaaataCACTCACGGATTTAGTCCGATGACAAGTGCATTTAATTAAAATGGACAGATTTCAAGTTTTACTtccctaatttttaattttcatttcaaaaaaatttatcatttaaataaacaataatttcttttttacaaatatttaaaagaCCTTCTATAAAAAGATTTGTCTTTTACTTCtgtaaaattattaaagttgtaaataaataaataaatgagaattCACCTTTTCATGAAGCTTTTTTGAAACATGACTCCACTTTTCACAATATGCAaaacttcaaattttattttattttcaatactaATGTCATTTTCATATTGAAtccttcaaattttaatttcatcatATTTAAGATCaagcaaaatttaattttcctaTGCAACTTCCCTTTAAAGTCTCTAatcacaattaattttaaacatcATTGTTATTTCTCAAAATTTATTCTATCTTCAAAATTGGaagtatgtttttttttaaaaaaaaaagcaattttacactttttctaaataactttttttaataaaaatcaaataaaataaatggagtCAAAATTCACTCAAAAGTTGAATTATTTGTATTTGTATTCAATTCATCTTTAATAAGTGAGATATTTACGTGTTCCAATAAATGTATAAGTAGAAAAAGTgttttaataaatgaattatttgtatttgtatttaattatttgtatttAATACCACTGTTCCTCATCTTTGTATGTATAAGCAGAAAAAGTGTTCCAATTTCTTTCATAATTAGATGCAAAATGGTTTGACTCAATATTCTTACTGCAATTCTTTGTAGTTCAGGTGTACTTTTATCATAATATATCCGCCGTTCAACtgcattaaaatatataataattttaatcatatagattattttttcaaatatttaatttttatattttagaatactaaaaatataatataatatgtaaatattatatttttatctgaATCAGTGAACTTAATGATTTTTTGTGCTAAGACAGACCCAAAACGCTCCATTTTATGCTTATAGAGTTGTGTCTACACccatcaaaaaaaattatttgctatattatatatatatactaaaattatttattaaaattacttaagTTAAGTACATATTATATACTTGGTGCAATGCATAACCTTGATTTACCAAATTATTCTTTAACCTTTGAATAACATTTTTAAGACTCACCATGATTTCACTATCATTTCCAATATCATGTAGACCATACTGATATTGAGGATTCAAAAAATATcctgtaaattttaaaaatattattaaaatttataagatataGAAACTATTAAAGTATAAGTATTAAGTTTATGTGCTTCTTACCAGCCACATGCAAATCATGATGTAATTGAAAATTCCAACGAGGATCAATAATTTTTCAGTAGTTTATGTAACTTCTGAAATTTTGTGTAATGGTTAATTTTACTCGTTCTATTTCTTCATATATAAATCCCATTGTTGGTTTTTCGTCATCATCTACTAATCTCAACACTTTAAGTAATAActcttaaattttcataatttgctCGGCTTTCTCCCAAAAATTTCTTCCCTTTCTATCCAAGCTAAGAACAATTTTTTTAGCTTCATAAGCTGGTCTACTGGTAACCTGGCCATATTTACTTCCTACCAATTGCTAAGATTCAAACATATTTCTTAACTCCAACTTACATCGAAGAAAACTCTCCAATGCAATAAAATTAGTTGCAAATCTAGTAATCCCGGGGTGAATTATATCTCGATCATTAGTGAATTTCTTCATGTAATTTACCACCTAATTATGACTATAAATAAATTGGGTGATAACTTTTCCTTGCTCAATGACGGCCTTTGTATTCTTTCTCTTTCCAAAATcttctaaaattaaatcaatgcaATGTGTACTAAATGTTGTCCAATACAAATTTGGAAACTTCTCCATCAACTTTTTGCCACCAGATTTAATAGCAGTTTCATTATCAATCACCACTTGGATAATTTTGCTTAGGCCAATATTTTCAACCACCTCCTTCGTGATTTTAAAGTAATATTCTCCATCTTTTCGTTCAACATTGCTTACATCTATGGACTTATGGAACACTGTTCCACGAGGAGAGTAGActagaaaattaattatactcaTTCTGGTTGGTTCGCTCCATCCATCACACATAATGGTAACTCCTCTCTCGTTCCACATGTCCTCAAATGAAGCAATATATTTCTTCATTTCTTTGTattcatttttcaattatacTACAGAAATCTCATATGCTGAAGGTAGTGATACATTAGGTCTCATTTCAGCGGCCGTTCTGAGTAATGGCTTTGTCTATGGTGATTCAACCACACTAAAAGGTAATATGTTGTGGATAACAAAATTACCAAAAGTTTTAAGCAACTTTTCTTTCTGCGACTTAAgctatttgattttaatttttggttTTTTCACGCTTTTGCTCTTTTCTCATTGAATTTTAGCTACTATTAATCTAGAAGCAGGTGTTGATGTTTGCTGATGAATCTTGATGCTTCTCTACCTCTCTCATGAACGGTCGCTAAATGACTAATTCCCGAGCGAGGAGGAGCTTGATGGCTACTCCCACCACTTTTATAATGAGAAACTCTCTTTCTATAAGCACATCAAACTATCACATGCTTTCACGTCTCGCAATTTCTAGTTCAATATCTTCTTCGTTTGAATCTGAAGTATCCTCAACTTCTGTCATCTTCATGATTTCATCTTCCAACTCCCTTACCCTCTTTACTTTATCTTTTTTTGCAGCTTCAAAACCCCTCAACATATTTCTCATATCTTTTTTTACTTGCGCAGAAACTTTTTGACAATCAACAACTTACTCTGGTATATTTGTCAAATGCTACTTCAAGCGAGTTATTCCCccagttatttttttatcacaaaAATTACAGGtcatttctcctttttttttttccttcaggAGTGGCAAAATTTCATCTAATATCTTGACTTGGTTTATCAGATCCTCTCTCGGCATtttcaaattatcaaataatatattgtaaaacaaaaaatatattatcaaattaatgtgcaaattaacttaaatttaaatttactttatgTAAAACCATTTAAGTTATTTAAAGAAACTACCATTTTAATTTAagagaataatttttaatatacttaaagtataaaacttaattttataataaagtaaACTTGTAAGCTGTAACTTATAaagtttatgaaattaaaagatagttaaagatataattaaaattaaattatataatttaataataagtacaaatatatcaaataagtataaaatccataaattttaaacattatataTAGTAACTTACCTCAATTGATACCACCAGAATGATTATCTAAGACAGATGCTTGAGTAGAAATTTAAGTAGGCTGGAAATAAATATGGATTACAGAAGAAAAAAactaaggaagaagaagaattccCTGTATGCTGGAGGCTGGAGATGGAGAATAAGAAGTGTTGGAGAGATTCAAAAGAGTGCTAGATGGAAGGAGTAAAGAGAGACTAAAGACTAAAGATAAAGAAATACAAAAAACTAAAAAGAAGAAGTAGAAACTAGAGGTAGAGAAAGCAATTTTGTAACTACTGCTTGTTTCTTTTATGCATAAACACATGTAAATATGGGACAATTTGTAAAAGGAGTTTCTTGTATCGTATTTCTTTTGGTGAATGTAAGGTTGGAAAGATTTTCATGTAATTATAATTGATGTTGTGTTGCACTTGTCTGCTAAACCTTATTTCAAGTTTGAGTGTGTGGTTGAATCAAGTGGGAATTCTTGGCTGCCTAGCAAGTTTCTAAGTCAATAATAAATGATGAagttaaaattatgatattGGATCTATATTTGattagaaaatatattaaagctCTTATTTGActagaaaatatattaaagcaCTTATTGAAACACGTAAATATATCACTTACGTTGGCTCCTTTTGGTGGAGGTGGTTTGTCAGACTCTTGATTGGATGAGCACAAGTTGGGGTGGAGTTGGGTCTTGATTCTACTACAATTGGGTTGTGTGCATGGGCACATTTGATTAGCAAGGTTGTATGTTGGGCAATATGGAGTATTGCTGGATGCAAACTGGTTGAAAGCCTTGGGCCGTTGCTAATTGGCCTGCAAGGGCTAGGCTTGGATGTTAGCCCAGCCCATCATGTGGCTAGAAGTTGTTGAAGGTAGAGGAGTTACCTATGAATGTGGGAGTTGCTGAATGCAGAATACTTATGTTCAACTTCATTTAGATTCCTGCTTTCAAATGCAACGGAGTGTCCCATCTAGACCAAGCACGCAACTCATTCAACTGCTTCCTTAACTCAGCAAGTTCAAGAGGAGACATAAGATATGGAGCACGTGCAGGAGGTCGAGAACTGGGCACCAACTTGGTTTTGTGATCAATTGCACGCCTAGGAGGCAATTCTTTTAGTAACTCAGGAGTCATCACATCAGCAAATCGTCCCAATAACTCAGCAACTTCATCAGGGCTTTTCACCATCCTATCGAGCTTGATTTCTAGCAATGTGGCAAGGAAAGTCTTAGCGTCCCTCTTTAGCCCATTCTCAACCTTTGTAACATTCAACATACTGTTCACTTTGCCAAAATTATTAGACTCATCCTTAAGAATAAACTTTTTAAGGACAAAGTAGGTTTGCAATTCATCTAAAATGAACAAACTAATTGAATGAGGAACAACAATTTTAGCCCCCAAAAAGGAATCATTTCCAAAATAAGCTCAAAATCGTCAAGAGGAACAATTAAGAAATTCACATACTCAACCCAATTTCCAATAGTAACAAGAATATTGGCAGTTATACGTATCATATCTCTCGCTGTCGAATTCGCTACTTTATTCTGGTTGAAACTCTTGGTCATGTCTAAACACAAGGATTTGGCCATCTTTTTAGCAAAAAAATTATGTGAAGCACTAATATCTACAATAGGCCAGCACTTAAGCACTATTCAATCTTATGTTCACATACAACAACTCCTTCAAGGGACTGGCTTTCGAAATAGCATTCACCACATGCATCAGATTCATCACAGAAGAGCTTCCAGACTCAGCAATCACAGAGGCTTGATGGTCATTGGCCACAAGAGCAGTAAGCTTCTCCCTTTTTGAGCAATCCTTTGCATGATGGGGTCTATTGCGTGAGAAATGGCCCTAGTTCCCCTTGGAGAACTTGCTTCTCGAACTCTGACCATCGGCATTCCCTTTCTCCCCATCTTTCTTATCATCACCACCCTTCTTTTTGCTTCCCTTTTTTTCCAACCTTTTTCCATCTCCTTATTTAGGCTAGCATCTTTATTAAGCTTGAAGTAAGCCAAACCATTAGCAGCAGCAAAGGCAATAGGCAAATCTTTCACATTTTGCCTTCTCAACTCCATTTGTGCCTAAAGTGGGAGACCAGACAGAAAATTGAAGAGATTGTCCTCCTTGGACATGTTATGAATATCTAGCATCATAAAACTAAATTCTTTGACATAATCCCTCACTGTACCCGATTTCTTAGCCTTTTTAAAGAATCACAAGCAACCCAAGCAACCCAAGAAGCATTACAAGGTAGGAActgatcctttatttccttCTTCAATCTCTTCTAAGAGTCAATCTTCGGCCTGCCAGCATTAGCGTCATCGAATATACGAGTTTGCCACCACAACTTGGCATCCCTAGAGAGATACATGTTAGCGGTAGTTACTTGCTCCAAAGTAGGGATCCTAACAATAGCAAAATATTGTTCCATGTCCTATAGAATATTCTCAAGTTCCTTTGCACTTCGAGCATTATTGGATGTTTTCAGTTTCGTCACCTTCATCTTCCTAGTAGAAACTGTCTCTGCAGAGGTCTTCACAACAGTCCGCTTTACCAATGTCAAGTCTGCTTCCAACATCGACACCCTTGCTCTCATCTCTGTAGAGAACTCGTTGAGCATAGTTTCCAGACGCTAAATTGTCTCATGAAGGCCATCAATCTGGTCAGAAATACTTTCCACACTATCAACATTAATTGGGCCAAGAATAACTTCTAATCGTGCCACCCTCTCTTAAACAACTTCTATAGCTCCACTACCAGCCATATTAGTCAATACAAGCATCTAAAACAACAAGGCTATGATACCAAATTGTCTCGGTGTCTAAGTTAAACACACGCAACGGCAACAAACACTTAGAAACCTGCTAGGCAGTCAAGAATTTCCACTTGGTTCAGCCACACACCCAAACTCATAAATGAGGTTCGACAAGCACACATTTTCAACTATACAAGTGCAACACAATAGCAATTACAAGAAAATCTTTTTAACTTTTCCTTCACCAAAAGGAAtacaattattaatttatttgagcACAATCTTAAACTCACCTACTCTAATTAGGGATGATGTAGGGTGCTAACATCTTCTCTGGCCAGaatctctaaaattttttttttttatttttcaaaatattttttttctctaatttaCCTCAATATTAGGGTGACATCTCCTCACTTTCCACTTCAGTGAGTTTTTTGCTTCGCGATTGCAAAAACCCTTGCAATAATGGTATTAAAACTTGTGTGAGTTTTGACTTTAAAATATGGGAGAAGCAAGGGaagaaagaagaggaagaaggaagatgaagaagaagagcaagtAATTGACGGAAAAAATCCTTGCGATAATGGTACTAAAACTTATGTGAGTTTTGACTTTAAAATATGGAAGaagcaaggaaagaaagaagaggaagaaggaagatgaagaagaagagcaagtaattattctttatttttcaattttaaaattaaaaaaaaaaacattctaACGAATGAATATTTAACaaagttattttttacattattaattttggcttaattagtttaaagttatAATATGTAGGATTAATTAAGTcgaaagaatttaattaaaccCGAAAAAACTTTAAATGCTTAATTGACTATTGACTAACGATTGAGGGCCTCTAATGAgacttttaacttttatttatgaggcctattttataataattttaatataatggttATTATTTTGATCTAAATtcactaatatttaaaaattggagtgtattatgaaaatttatttatttttttagtttttgacTCAATATGAAATTAGCTAATAGTTAATAATGTGGAATGAAAATAAgtataattaaacttttatatttttgttcaaggtcaaataaattcaattcCATTTTGTTTCAATtatgtttaaatatttttgcTTAAAAAGCTAAATAAGTTCTgatctaatataatattatttaataataaaatattattcttttatcataaaaatttttgtataataatatttcatttttttgtaaaattttaaaatttattcattattttatgtattttttaatttttatgttaattaaaatactaaaattttaatattttaaattaaaaaatgatatttattattaaaaaaatattatattacttTGGGACTTATTTGATCCATAagcaaaaatacaaaatattgattaaaaaaaaaattgaacttatttaatatttgaGTAAAATATAAGGGTTTAAATCAATTTGTTTCCATTGTAGAATACACCAGCTAAATATAGACCGGATAAGCTACAGTATATATGGGCCCAACAAATACAGTATATACATACATGATACCTCCAACCCCACCCACCCTAGTGAAATTAAGTCCATCATCCCAAGAACAAGAACAAGCAATAGCAGACCCAGGGTTTCATATCTAGGGATTTTTGTTTCTTTCACATTGGCTCTTTTCCTTCTCCTATCTGATATACAAGAGCTCATGTGATTACTCTTGCTTTCATGAGATACTCCCTCAATTTCAGGTGACTTTTGAATTTCAAGTGCttgttttgaatttttctttaatgaatatATTACCAggaaattttctgttttgtttatTTTGCTTTAAATTATGCCAAGGAATTAGGATTCCTTTGGAGCTAGAATTAGAAGAAAGGAGAAGATGTTTAGAGCTGTGATTAGGTACTTTTCGACGAAACCCAAGCCCAAAATGAAACCAATAGAGCTCAAAACACCGCCTGAGCAGACACAGACCATAACAAGGGCAATCTTCGACATTTTAAAGGAGCATGGCCCTCTTACTATTTCAGAAACTTGGGAAAGGGTTCAGGTATCTCATTCTTTTAGTAGCTTCTCTTCTCTAATGTAGCCAAGTGAGGCTTCATATGGATTGTGGTAAAaagtttttcttttgaaaagctCCATTTGCTCAATTTCACACAGGTTGGAAGGTGAGAAAATAGCATTTTCAAGAAATACCCTTTTGAAGTGTTGCTGAAAAAATCATGTGGAATAACCCTTTTGAAGATTAATTGCTCTATAACTAGTTGTTCTAAAATTGTTATGACTGAAATATGTGAAATTTAGTTTTAGGTTAAGTATTCCTTAGTTGATACGCTTCAGAATGTGCTCCAACAGTAATGTTAAGCAAATAAGGCTCGTGAAAGTAGTTTGAacaaattatttaatctttttggGAAATTTTgtgactaaattgtaaattttattttcgaaTAGATATTTAGGACTTTCTAACTAATAGTTTGAGTAGGTGTTTTTCTCACATTAGCTACTGCATCAATGCTAAGTAAACTGTTACATATAAGAGGATGGTGAAGAGGAGTTCAACTGGGTTAAGGGACTGAATTTAACTGATTGGATGTTCTGGAACTGTAGGCAGCTAGATGAGTATAAGTAAAGGAGTTGTTTTTTAGAAAGGGAGAAGTAGTTACCAGATTGTTAGTTTGGAAGGGAATGTAGTTATTGGCAGTTATTAAGAATTAAATCAGCGTAAATGGATCAGGAAATTTACTTGCATTCTTCATTCCACAATTCAGGAACAATCAAGACTATCTCCTTCTGTTTCCTATAATTCCCTCTCTCTtgattcttctcttcttctgtctactctaactcttcttctttttctctcctCTATCTTACTTCTGTTCTGTTCTAGGGTTCTTGCAACATAAACCTAAATctaaattctattatttaattgaaattttggtGCATTTTCTTATTGGGCATAATACAATAGGATTCCAAAATGCATGCAGTGGGAGAATAATCAGGAGTGGATTTCAATATGAAAAAGTGccatataaagaaaaattatcattaattttatattatgtacACTTTCCCTTTGTTTGGTATAATGGTAAAGTTACTCTATTTGTGAGTTGGATGTTGCGGGTGAGTCACAATCAGAAAAACTGTCTTGCTGCAAAATAGTGGTAAAGGCTGCGCACATCAATTCTTTCCTGAGCCCACAAGTGTGAGATTATTTGTGCACTGGTTAtccccttttttcttttttactggCTGAATTTAATGGTAGACTTACATTGTTGTCAGGAATGTAGAAGCTTTCTTTGCATCTTTTAGAAGCAGAAAGTTTGCTGAAGCAGATGCATGCGTAGATTTCTTATTTAAGTTTTTCTTGTGCTTGCTAATGCTTGGAAGAATTCAATTCGCACATTGATGCTATACTGCCTTTGCAGAATAAATCGGTTATGCTTTTATGAGGCTTATTTAAACACGTGCCCATGTAGTTTTCCTAGGGCTGctgctgctttttttttttaatttttttttctctgtttTTTATTACCTCTTTTCTATGATCTATTTTGAAGCTTATTGAGTtagattttgtttttttttttccagtcaTCAGTATGAAAATCCCCTGTGCAGTCTTTCAAAAACCTGAGTGTAGATGGTCCTCATTCACTTGTTTTAAGACCATCAAATTGCTATAAGTAGCCTCTGCTTCATAGAGTTTTACTATATTGTTAATATTAGGAATGATCCTGTACACAATGTGTATCCCACAGATAATCTTCAAAATGGGAAAATAAGGCCCAGTGAAAACTTTAGACTATTTATAATTGTTAATTAGTTTTCCCAAATAGGGAAGAATGAAGCATTGAGTAATAACAATTCTTTGATGGGAACTCAATGTAAATAAATATGCTTTAGAAGCCAATTTTAACTAAGATTTATAttggtatttttctttttcaaattggTTGTTATCTCTATTGTTTTCAGTTttgacaattaattaatttatatttattgtttttgtttaatttaatgCATGTATGGTTAACAAATTTTCAGGAAGTTGGACTTAGAGGATTGACAAGCAAAAGGCATATGAAAATAGTGTTGAGATGGATGAGGGAGAGGCAAAAGCTTAGATTAATCTGCAACCATGTAGGGCCTCACAAGCAATTTCTTTACACAACTTGGTTCACGAAACCTGTTGTCAAACAGGCAAAAGTAGACAACGGACCTTCGCCTCCGAGGTTCCCTTGAGATTGAACAGTTTGTGCTGCCTGAGGAACTTTTTCTAACTATTATATCATTCTATTGTCTGTCTCTTGCAATCCCCCAGTAATTTATGCAGCACAAGTTAAAAACTTTACAAATCCTGCATAGATAGTTGATGTTTAAGAAGTTGGAGCAGATTCGAAGGTGACTCACTGGACATGAGATTCAGCATGCTTCAATGGCAGATGAACTGAATTTGAAAGGAATTAAGCTCAGGATCTGCCTTGGAATTATAGTGACAGTAGAAATTAGATTATGATGGATAtgttgaaaaataaattcagatTTGGGAGCAGATAATGGCAACTGGGGGTAAGAGTAAAGAGTTAGATTTTCTCAGTATCCATCCAAAGCCTATTTGATGTTGGGATGAAAATGGTGCGTCTAATCCATTTCCTTCCACATGTAGAGAAGAGCGAGTGACCATGGTTGAGGGAAGCTCCTTTGCCTCCTTCCTGCTGGAGCAACAAGACTAGAgaaaatatgttattttaattaaaataatcatttgGGATATTTCATCCATCACTCTCTTTTTTatgttcaaaaaattaaaaattaattattaataaaattattttatcttaaataaaattttaattcaataaatttattaataatttatttattattttatatttctttttttttcatttcattattatcgttttaaaagttattaaattaattaatacaaattaaacttaaataaaaattaattttaaaattttaatttatttttctctaattaTTAAAGacttatttttaatagaaaattttaaatatctcaaaactaaaataatcttttttttttcaaggagtttgatgtatgtatatttaaaatacttaataataataaatattgaaaatgtaACTTTTGTTTAATCAAGGgggatttacaatttagtccctgaatattgtcattattaataagttaatccctgtatttttagaaaactattaaaacgttcttatcttttctctccgtcaacaaaatagtccttctgtctatttttgccgttaaaaatatagtaaaagattaaattaccccgcattattttcctcctcctcctcctcctcctccttcatttcttcttcatcaattcttccttctgcttcttcttcttcttcttcttcttcttctttctcttcttctttttctccttttttttcttttttttcttctttctcttcttttttttcttcttcttatccttcttcattttcttctttttcttctttttcttctttttcttctttcgaggaggaggaggaggaggaggatggaaagaaacgataagcacgttttaatagatatgagaaaagatatggactattttattgacgaaaaaaaataataaagacattttaatagatatggaaaaagataaaaacgttttaatagatttttgaagatataaggactaacttgttaataataacaatatccaaagactaaataaatgattttatttgaaggtaaaattggattttaaaaattttctctatcctcctttatctaattttaacggaaaagaggacggaaggactatttcattgacggaaagaaaacataaagatgttttaataggtttctaaaaatacagggactgacttattaataatgacaatatccaatgattaaattgtaaatctccctttatTCAAATTAGTGAcaaatttttgttttataaaaaatatgatatttaattagtattacaataaaaaaatttatttacttcatATTGGTGCAACTGAgtaatagtttaaaaaaaagaattacttataaaatttgattgttagtaatgaaattatttatttatttttatcaaatatttaatgatttctttaaaaaattaatttttatatttacattgttaatttattttgattattatctagttaattatttaaaaaatcctTTTACAgaagttattaattaatttcttaattacaatttttaaaacttattttataCAAAGAGATTCTTTTTAAATTCTATTCAAATACAAACTATCGAATTATAGTGAATATATAATATAACTTattatactttttaataataagtttattaaaataaaatagtcttattaataattgttaattaattaaatataaagaatGTAAAAGAGGGAGAGATAATA
This is a stretch of genomic DNA from Manihot esculenta cultivar AM560-2 chromosome 2, M.esculenta_v8, whole genome shotgun sequence. It encodes these proteins:
- the LOC110604343 gene encoding uncharacterized protein LOC110604343; its protein translation is MFRAVIRYFSTKPKPKMKPIELKTPPEQTQTITRAIFDILKEHGPLTISETWERVQEVGLRGLTSKRHMKIVLRWMRERQKLRLICNHVGPHKQFLYTTWFTKPVVKQAKVDNGPSPPRFP